The following coding sequences lie in one Rhodospirillaceae bacterium genomic window:
- a CDS encoding 50S ribosomal protein L27, producing the protein MAHKKAGGSSRNGRDSAGRRLGVKKYGGEIVVPGNIIVRQRGTKFHPGDNVGMGKDHTLFALTQGQVEFRVRKSGRTFVSVHVGD; encoded by the coding sequence ATGGCCCATAAAAAAGCAGGCGGAAGTTCCAGGAATGGTCGTGATTCGGCGGGCAGAAGGCTTGGTGTGAAAAAATATGGGGGAGAGATAGTGGTGCCGGGCAACATTATTGTTCGACAGCGCGGAACTAAGTTCCATCCTGGCGATAATGTGGGCATGGGTAAAGACCATACTCTGTTTGCTCTTACTCAGGGACAGGTGGAGTTTAGAGTGAGGAAAAGTGGGCGGACGTTTGTTTCTGTTCATGTTGGAGACTAA
- a CDS encoding glutamate-5-semialdehyde dehydrogenase, which yields MANDKAREAVHVVDLMDRMGADARSASAELATASTVAKNHALHSAATAIRSNAEAILSANNVDLDDVKSGNADPAFVDRLELTADRISSMADGLDEVAELADPVGEVMDSWVRPNGLRISRVRVPLGVIGIIYESRPNVTADAGALCIKSGNAAILRGGSESFNSSQAIAACLSEGLQAADLRADCVQLVPTRSREAVGQMLGMTEYIDVIVPRGGRSLTERVSQESKVAVLKHLDGICHIYLDAAADPIKAEMITVNAKMRRTGICGAAETILVHKDAVQTALPGVVKGLLESGCEVRGDALTQLLDDRVLAATVEDWDTEYLAPIISIKVVGGLQDAIQHIGKHGSHHTDSIITEDPGSAEEFMNRVDSGIVLHNASTQFADGGEFGMGAEIGISTGKLHARGPVGVEQLTSYKYLVHGEGQVRP from the coding sequence ATGGCGAACGATAAGGCAAGAGAAGCTGTTCATGTAGTTGACCTCATGGATCGTATGGGGGCGGATGCCAGGTCTGCCTCGGCAGAGCTGGCTACGGCTAGTACTGTGGCCAAGAACCATGCTCTACATTCAGCGGCAACGGCTATTCGTTCAAATGCTGAGGCCATCCTATCTGCCAATAATGTTGACCTAGATGATGTTAAGAGCGGAAATGCAGATCCTGCCTTTGTAGATCGGTTGGAACTGACAGCTGACCGGATCTCTTCTATGGCAGATGGACTGGATGAGGTGGCAGAATTGGCGGATCCGGTGGGGGAAGTTATGGATAGCTGGGTTCGTCCCAATGGGCTGCGTATTTCCAGGGTCCGGGTGCCATTGGGTGTTATTGGTATAATTTATGAGTCGCGGCCAAACGTTACAGCGGATGCTGGAGCGTTGTGTATAAAGTCCGGTAATGCGGCTATTTTGCGAGGTGGTTCAGAGAGTTTCAACTCGTCCCAAGCTATTGCGGCTTGCTTGTCAGAAGGGTTGCAAGCAGCTGATTTGCGTGCTGATTGTGTTCAGCTTGTTCCCACCCGGAGTAGAGAGGCTGTGGGCCAAATGCTAGGAATGACTGAGTATATAGATGTTATCGTGCCGAGAGGTGGTAGGTCTTTGACTGAGCGGGTGAGCCAAGAAAGTAAAGTAGCGGTACTTAAACATCTAGATGGTATTTGCCACATTTATCTAGATGCTGCGGCCGATCCGATCAAGGCAGAAATGATCACGGTGAATGCCAAAATGCGGCGGACGGGAATTTGTGGAGCTGCTGAAACTATTTTGGTCCATAAGGATGCAGTGCAAACGGCTTTACCTGGTGTTGTAAAAGGCCTCCTTGAAAGCGGTTGCGAAGTGCGGGGCGATGCTCTGACACAGCTGCTCGACGATCGGGTGCTTGCTGCCACAGTGGAGGACTGGGATACAGAGTATCTGGCTCCTATCATATCGATCAAGGTTGTAGGGGGGTTGCAGGATGCAATTCAGCATATCGGGAAGCATGGGTCTCATCATACAGATAGTATCATTACTGAAGATCCTGGCTCCGCGGAGGAATTTATGAACCGGGTTGATAGTGGCATTGTCCTTCATAATGCGTCCACTCAGTTTGCAGATGGAGGGGAGTTTGGAATGGGGGCAGAGATAGGTATTTCAACTGGAAAGTTGCATGCTCGCGGCCCAGTGGGTGTGGAACAGCTTACTAGTTACAAATATTTGGTCCACGGGGAAGGCCAGGTGCGGCCCTGA
- the rsfS gene encoding ribosome silencing factor — MHIDLRKAVEVSLEEDKAEDICVINLAGKSTIAEYMVIATGRSKRHLTSIADRLAERLKVAGISPIGVEGKGEADWILLDLGDVIVQLFRQEVREFYELERMWAAVLPETANT; from the coding sequence TTGCATATAGATCTCCGAAAAGCAGTCGAAGTTAGCCTCGAGGAGGATAAAGCAGAAGATATTTGCGTAATCAACTTAGCAGGAAAGAGCACCATAGCTGAATATATGGTTATTGCTACGGGCCGTTCTAAGAGGCACCTTACGTCAATAGCGGATCGCCTCGCGGAACGGCTAAAAGTAGCTGGAATATCGCCAATTGGCGTAGAGGGGAAGGGTGAGGCAGATTGGATATTATTGGACTTAGGCGATGTCATTGTGCAGCTATTCAGACAAGAAGTCCGAGAATTTTATGAGCTTGAAAGAATGTGGGCGGCTGTTTTGCCCGAAACCGCGAATACCTAG
- a CDS encoding RNA pyrophosphohydrolase, producing the protein MTKKLYRPGVGIMLINANRHIFMGRRIGVAVGGWQMPQGGIDEQEDIRSAALRELYEEAGINKVDILEISKRWFSYELPLSMAVDPWRGKYVGQRQKWFAMAYTGRDSEINLDASGHPEFDAWEWMPPARCLQEIISFKKSLYESVFAEFDCWLIP; encoded by the coding sequence ATGACGAAGAAGTTATATCGCCCTGGGGTTGGAATAATGTTGATAAATGCCAACCGGCATATTTTCATGGGACGTCGTATTGGCGTTGCCGTTGGTGGATGGCAGATGCCGCAAGGTGGGATTGATGAACAGGAAGATATTCGCTCGGCGGCCCTCCGGGAACTTTACGAAGAGGCCGGAATTAATAAAGTAGATATATTAGAAATTTCAAAGCGATGGTTTAGTTATGAATTGCCGCTTTCAATGGCAGTCGACCCATGGAGGGGAAAGTATGTGGGTCAGCGACAGAAATGGTTTGCGATGGCCTATACGGGACGAGATTCGGAGATTAATTTGGATGCTAGCGGACACCCGGAATTTGATGCATGGGAGTGGATGCCGCCTGCTAGATGTTTGCAAGAGATCATTAGTTTTAAAAAGTCACTATATGAATCCGTGTTCGCAGAATTTGACTGTTGGCTGATTCCCTAG
- a CDS encoding YeeE/YedE family protein has translation MHNFTPFSALAGGILIGLSAVFLLLSSGKTAGISGLVQGALINESIQQRGQCILFLGGLIGGALLYRISPGTITSITIEAPLMLLVTGGILTGFGTALGSGCTSGHGICGLARKSTRSLVATIAFMTAGIATVYFLRHVLGG, from the coding sequence ATTCATAACTTTACGCCCTTTAGCGCCTTAGCCGGAGGTATCCTTATTGGACTATCCGCCGTATTCCTGCTCCTATCGAGTGGAAAAACGGCGGGAATTAGCGGACTGGTGCAAGGTGCATTAATTAATGAATCTATTCAACAGCGCGGGCAATGCATCTTATTTCTAGGCGGGCTAATTGGCGGCGCATTGCTCTACCGCATATCACCTGGCACGATCACCTCGATTACCATCGAAGCACCCCTAATGCTTCTAGTCACCGGCGGTATTCTCACTGGGTTTGGAACCGCTCTTGGTAGTGGGTGTACCAGTGGGCATGGAATCTGCGGGTTGGCAAGAAAATCAACACGTTCACTTGTGGCAACGATCGCTTTCATGACTGCCGGCATAGCCACTGTCTACTTTTTAAGACACGTACTTGGAGGCTGA
- a CDS encoding nicotinate-nucleotide adenylyltransferase, translating into MSELQRLLSNLPPGDAKVGLLGGSFNPAHGGHRHISELALRRLVLDRVWWLVSPQNPLKEQSGMAPLEARCAKATSIAQHHRIDVTGLEREFKTVYTIDTIRKLKLDASHVTFVWIMGADNLIEVPRWKDWRSLFKHVPIAIFDRANYAREALGSEAARTFARARVSDRNSGGLLTKDLPAWVFVRSELHPASATSIRSHGLWGWR; encoded by the coding sequence CTGAGCGAGCTTCAGCGATTGTTGTCAAATTTGCCGCCTGGTGATGCCAAAGTGGGATTGCTTGGTGGTTCATTTAATCCGGCTCATGGTGGACACAGGCATATTAGCGAACTCGCGCTAAGGAGGCTGGTCCTTGATCGTGTTTGGTGGTTGGTTTCTCCACAAAATCCCTTAAAGGAACAATCTGGAATGGCGCCGTTAGAGGCGCGGTGTGCTAAGGCTACCTCCATTGCGCAACACCATCGTATTGATGTCACGGGCTTGGAGCGTGAATTTAAGACTGTGTACACGATTGATACAATCAGAAAATTGAAACTAGATGCGTCCCATGTGACCTTTGTCTGGATAATGGGAGCCGATAATCTTATTGAAGTTCCTCGATGGAAGGATTGGCGATCTCTTTTCAAACATGTTCCCATTGCTATTTTTGACAGGGCTAATTACGCTCGCGAAGCGTTAGGCTCGGAGGCAGCAAGGACGTTTGCACGGGCTAGGGTTTCGGATCGCAATTCGGGGGGCCTGCTTACTAAGGATCTTCCAGCATGGGTGTTTGTAAGGTCAGAGTTGCATCCTGCCTCTGCAACTAGTATTCGTAGCCATGGGTTATGGGGTTGGCGTTAA
- a CDS encoding phosphoglycerate mutase (2,3-diphosphoglycerate-independent) (catalyzes the interconversion of 2-phosphoglycerate and 3-phosphoglycerate) → MSPPVVLCILDGWGCRDTTADNAIALAKTPNWDKYLRSCPHSVLEASEEDVGLPAGQMGNSEVGHMNIGSGRVVMQDLPRIDRAILDGQFHRNGALKQFSDSLLKTNKLCHLIGLVSPGGVHSHQKHIIELAKILSKRSISVKIHALLDGRDTAPQSGLEYLREVENSIGCIKNASVASVGGRYFGMDRDQRWDRVQLAYNAIMSGSGPRFASVGTAIESSYREGSSDEFIVPAVIGDFSGVQTGDGLLMANFRADRVRQLLDALVDPEFDSFSTSGRAVFAAKLGITTYSQRLSSLMATMFPSESIEKTIGEVVATNGFRQFRIAETEKYAHVTFFLNGGREAPYVGEDRILVPSPKVPTYDQKPEMSAGKVADELVRALQCRQYEFLVVNFANTDMVGHTGNLQAAIKAVEVVDGCLGKIVAATDALGGKVFVTADHGNAEQMISPHTNDIHTAHTTNKVPFLITGSKELSLSNGKLSDIAPTILHTMGMAVPKEMTGKVLVQQPG, encoded by the coding sequence ATGAGTCCCCCTGTTGTCTTGTGTATTTTGGATGGCTGGGGATGTAGGGATACCACTGCAGATAATGCCATAGCACTTGCTAAAACCCCTAATTGGGATAAGTATTTACGCTCTTGTCCCCATAGTGTGCTAGAGGCCTCTGAAGAGGATGTAGGATTACCGGCAGGACAAATGGGTAATTCAGAAGTAGGGCACATGAATATCGGGTCGGGTCGGGTAGTTATGCAGGATCTGCCAAGGATTGACAGGGCCATCTTAGATGGTCAGTTCCATCGTAATGGAGCCCTCAAACAGTTTTCTGATTCCTTGTTAAAGACAAACAAATTGTGCCATTTGATTGGGCTTGTATCACCCGGCGGCGTCCATTCACATCAGAAACATATAATTGAACTGGCTAAAATTCTTAGCAAAAGATCAATCAGCGTCAAAATCCATGCTCTGCTAGATGGACGTGATACAGCCCCGCAGAGTGGTCTGGAATATTTAAGGGAAGTAGAGAATAGTATAGGATGCATAAAAAATGCTTCGGTGGCCTCTGTTGGTGGACGTTACTTTGGTATGGATCGCGATCAGCGTTGGGATCGAGTCCAACTGGCCTACAATGCTATTATGAGCGGTTCGGGGCCTAGATTTGCATCCGTAGGGACGGCAATTGAATCAAGTTATCGGGAGGGGTCTTCGGACGAGTTTATTGTTCCAGCCGTTATTGGAGACTTCTCTGGAGTTCAGACTGGGGACGGTTTGCTTATGGCTAATTTTAGAGCTGATAGAGTCCGACAACTTTTGGATGCTCTGGTTGATCCCGAGTTTGACAGTTTTTCGACTAGTGGAAGGGCCGTTTTTGCTGCGAAACTTGGAATAACAACTTATTCACAGCGGTTATCGAGTTTAATGGCTACGATGTTTCCTTCAGAATCTATAGAAAAGACCATTGGGGAAGTTGTTGCCACAAATGGGTTTCGTCAATTTCGAATTGCCGAGACGGAGAAGTATGCCCATGTAACTTTCTTCTTAAACGGGGGCCGTGAGGCCCCTTACGTGGGTGAGGATAGAATTCTAGTGCCTTCTCCAAAGGTCCCCACGTATGACCAAAAGCCGGAGATGTCTGCGGGTAAGGTCGCTGATGAGTTGGTGAGAGCCTTGCAGTGCAGGCAATATGAGTTTTTGGTTGTTAACTTTGCTAATACTGACATGGTAGGTCACACTGGGAATCTCCAGGCGGCAATCAAGGCGGTCGAAGTGGTCGATGGTTGCTTGGGGAAAATCGTGGCTGCAACAGATGCCCTGGGTGGAAAAGTATTTGTGACTGCTGACCATGGAAACGCAGAACAAATGATCAGTCCTCATACAAACGATATACATACTGCACATACTACTAATAAGGTCCCCTTCCTCATTACTGGAAGCAAAGAACTTTCATTGTCTAATGGTAAACTTTCAGACATAGCTCCTACCATTCTCCATACTATGGGAATGGCTGTTCCAAAGGAAATGACTGGTAAAGTCTTAGTTCAACAACCAGGTTAG
- a CDS encoding peptidase S41 — MSRFFLWTAVVFLYFVPAQIGETTDTETYRQLNMFGDVFERVRAEYVEEVEDSALIEAAIQGMLSSLDPHSTFLSADAYGEMQVNTKGEFGGLGIEVTMEGGVVKVVSPIDDTPAHRAGIQPGDLIIGIDGEQVFGLTLGEAVDRMRGPVQSEIIVTVKREGIEQPFDVSIIRDIIRIRSVKARAEEDVAVIRITSFNEQTDGGVERAMKNLLLEIGQDLQGVVIDLRNNPGGLLDQAISVSDAFLDKGEIVSTRGRGSRGGQRFNARSGDIAEGLPIVVLINGGSASASEIVAGALQDHKRAIILGTRSFGKGSVQTIIPLPGEAAMRLTTARYYTPSGRSIQATGIEPDIFVEAGTIEIASDSERRREGDLRGRLDSESGDSEVNNGPEGTGDQVLDDEREKTLLDYQMQRALDLIRGVALFEDRI; from the coding sequence ATGAGCCGCTTTTTTTTATGGACCGCAGTCGTCTTTTTGTATTTTGTGCCAGCCCAAATTGGGGAGACCACCGATACAGAGACCTACCGACAACTTAATATGTTTGGCGATGTGTTTGAGCGTGTCAGGGCGGAATACGTTGAAGAGGTTGAGGATTCTGCTCTTATAGAGGCAGCGATCCAAGGAATGCTAAGCTCCCTAGATCCTCATTCTACTTTCTTGAGCGCCGATGCTTATGGAGAGATGCAGGTGAATACTAAGGGGGAATTTGGTGGGCTTGGTATAGAGGTGACTATGGAGGGTGGAGTCGTAAAGGTCGTCTCACCAATTGATGACACCCCTGCTCATCGAGCCGGAATCCAACCGGGAGACCTAATTATAGGGATTGATGGGGAGCAGGTGTTCGGACTAACTCTAGGGGAAGCTGTCGATCGTATGAGGGGTCCAGTGCAGTCAGAAATTATAGTGACTGTGAAACGGGAGGGTATCGAGCAGCCATTTGATGTAAGCATTATTCGAGATATAATTCGCATAAGATCCGTAAAGGCGAGGGCAGAGGAAGACGTGGCGGTAATCCGGATTACTTCATTTAATGAGCAGACGGATGGTGGAGTCGAGAGAGCCATGAAAAATCTTTTGCTGGAGATTGGGCAAGACCTTCAAGGTGTTGTTATAGACCTTCGAAATAATCCAGGGGGTCTTCTGGACCAAGCTATTTCTGTGTCCGACGCCTTTCTCGACAAGGGAGAGATTGTTTCAACTAGGGGACGTGGAAGTCGCGGTGGGCAGAGATTTAATGCGCGCTCAGGTGATATTGCAGAAGGTCTTCCAATAGTGGTTCTCATTAATGGCGGCTCTGCATCTGCATCGGAGATTGTTGCTGGAGCTCTCCAAGACCATAAGAGAGCAATTATATTAGGCACGAGGTCGTTTGGTAAGGGGTCCGTCCAAACGATCATCCCCCTTCCTGGTGAGGCTGCTATGCGTCTTACCACCGCAAGGTACTATACGCCCTCCGGCCGCTCTATCCAGGCCACTGGTATTGAGCCAGATATTTTTGTCGAGGCTGGGACTATTGAGATAGCATCCGATTCGGAGCGGCGAAGAGAAGGAGATTTACGGGGAAGGCTAGATTCAGAGAGTGGCGACAGCGAAGTTAATAACGGACCTGAAGGCACCGGTGATCAAGTTCTCGATGATGAACGTGAGAAAACTTTGTTAGACTATCAAATGCAACGGGCTCTAGACTTAATTCGTGGGGTTGCTCTGTTTGAGGATCGTATCTAG
- the rplU gene encoding 50S ribosomal protein L21 yields the protein MYAVIKTGGKQYKVTEGDVVRVEKLALDAGQVVAFDEVLMLGDGETSQIGSPNVVGASVKATVLEQERADKIVVFKKRRRQNSRQKNGHRQAVTVVRVTDILGGPKKRKAASKKSAASSTKKTRVAKSKKAEAEEKSASEE from the coding sequence ATGTATGCTGTTATTAAAACCGGGGGAAAGCAGTACAAGGTTACTGAAGGCGATGTGGTTAGGGTTGAAAAACTGGCCCTAGACGCTGGCCAGGTTGTGGCATTTGATGAGGTGTTGATGCTTGGAGATGGTGAAACCAGTCAGATAGGTTCGCCAAATGTGGTCGGAGCGTCTGTAAAGGCTACGGTTTTGGAGCAAGAGCGAGCTGATAAAATAGTCGTATTTAAGAAGCGGAGACGCCAAAACTCACGGCAGAAAAACGGACATCGGCAGGCTGTTACTGTAGTCCGCGTGACAGATATTTTGGGAGGGCCTAAGAAAAGAAAGGCCGCAAGTAAGAAATCAGCTGCAAGCTCAACAAAGAAGACCCGAGTGGCGAAGTCTAAGAAGGCAGAAGCTGAAGAAAAATCTGCATCAGAGGAATAG
- a CDS encoding glutamate 5-kinase, protein MDRGSLLNKERIVVKIGSSLLTEGGSGQLRWDWLRDLVVDVIELKKVGCDVLLVSSGAVALGQGHLGIRRSVLKLEEKQASAAVGQILLANAYTEVFGSHHLTVAQLLLTLGDTEGRRQYLNARNTMETLLRLGAIPLINENDTVATQEIRFGDNDRLAARVAEMANADLLILLSDIDGLYTNDPRLGASSEHIPFVNKISEEIESMAGPSRSNIGSGGMKTKIEAAKIATAAGCSVIIASGRSGRILSELEDSSLRCTWFAAQQSPVAARKRWIGNNLRSGGCLVLDGGAQKALLAGKSLLPAGVLRAEGRFDRGDAVALVSESGERVGAGICAYSSADIERIRGHKTSEIASILGYVGREEVVHRKDLVLQNELVGTNHGER, encoded by the coding sequence ATGGATAGGGGTAGCCTGCTCAATAAGGAAAGAATTGTTGTTAAGATAGGGTCGTCTCTTCTTACAGAAGGTGGATCTGGCCAACTGCGTTGGGATTGGCTTCGTGACCTTGTAGTCGATGTCATCGAATTAAAGAAGGTTGGCTGCGATGTGCTGTTGGTCTCTTCTGGGGCGGTAGCGCTGGGCCAGGGTCATTTAGGCATTCGACGAAGTGTCTTAAAATTAGAGGAGAAACAGGCGTCTGCTGCGGTAGGGCAAATTCTTTTGGCCAACGCCTACACGGAAGTGTTTGGCTCACATCATTTGACGGTGGCTCAACTACTTTTAACTCTTGGCGATACCGAAGGACGTCGCCAGTATCTTAACGCAAGAAATACAATGGAGACGCTTCTTCGGCTCGGTGCAATCCCGTTGATAAATGAGAATGATACGGTTGCGACGCAGGAAATTAGATTTGGTGACAATGATCGCCTGGCGGCCCGAGTTGCAGAAATGGCGAACGCAGATTTATTGATATTGCTGAGTGATATTGATGGTTTATACACAAATGATCCTCGGCTTGGCGCCAGCTCTGAGCACATACCCTTTGTTAATAAGATTTCTGAAGAAATTGAATCTATGGCGGGTCCAAGTAGGTCAAATATTGGGTCAGGTGGAATGAAGACAAAAATTGAAGCCGCAAAGATTGCGACTGCGGCTGGGTGTAGCGTAATAATTGCCTCAGGACGTTCGGGTCGAATTCTTTCAGAGCTGGAGGATTCAAGTCTTCGGTGCACCTGGTTTGCGGCACAACAGTCCCCGGTTGCGGCGCGCAAGAGGTGGATTGGAAATAATTTAAGATCTGGTGGCTGCCTGGTGCTTGACGGGGGCGCACAAAAGGCATTGTTGGCGGGGAAAAGCTTGTTGCCTGCGGGGGTGCTCAGGGCCGAGGGTCGTTTTGACAGAGGCGATGCAGTAGCTCTTGTAAGTGAAAGTGGGGAGAGGGTTGGCGCTGGTATATGTGCTTACTCTTCGGCAGATATTGAGCGTATTAGAGGTCACAAAACTAGTGAGATTGCCTCTATACTGGGGTACGTTGGTCGGGAGGAAGTTGTTCATCGCAAAGACCTAGTGTTGCAAAATGAGCTTGTGGGTACAAACCATGGCGAACGATAA
- the obgE gene encoding GTPase ObgE (ObgE; essential GTPase; exhibits high exchange rate for GTP/GDP; associates with 50S ribosomal subunit; involved in regulation of chromosomal replication), whose translation MKFLDQAKIFVKAGDGGNGCVAFRREKYVEHGGPAGGDGGCGGDVWVEATSGLNTLIDFRYKQHLRAERGHDGGGKDRTGASGQDLVFLVPLGTQVLAEDGTTLLADLTEVGERTIIARGGKGGRGNSAFKTSTNRAPRQFEAGIKVDEVALWLKLKLLADAGLVGLPNAGKSTLLRASSRAKPKIGDYPFTTLHPNLGVVSFGEDEFVLADVPGLIEGANQGKGLGHQFLGHVERCGVLVHVIDVLQNNILAQYDLVRNELVAHSPTLAEKEEVVVLNKCDALETGAAEEVAACFREHTLSPIHLVSAVSGYGIWKLMGDLQAKVQAYRNQYSNAVPKEWHP comes from the coding sequence ATGAAGTTTCTGGACCAAGCAAAAATCTTCGTAAAGGCTGGGGATGGCGGTAATGGTTGTGTGGCCTTCCGTCGCGAGAAGTATGTTGAGCATGGAGGGCCTGCCGGTGGCGACGGGGGTTGTGGCGGCGATGTGTGGGTCGAGGCTACGTCGGGGCTAAATACCCTTATAGATTTTCGTTATAAGCAGCACTTGAGAGCAGAACGAGGCCATGATGGTGGTGGGAAAGATAGGACCGGAGCATCGGGTCAAGACCTAGTTTTTCTAGTACCATTGGGCACGCAGGTGCTGGCGGAAGATGGGACAACGCTTCTAGCTGATCTGACAGAAGTGGGCGAACGAACCATTATTGCACGGGGAGGTAAGGGTGGCCGTGGTAACTCTGCTTTCAAAACTTCTACTAATCGGGCTCCCCGCCAGTTTGAGGCGGGCATCAAGGTCGATGAGGTTGCGCTTTGGCTGAAGTTAAAACTGCTTGCTGATGCAGGGTTAGTTGGGCTCCCCAATGCTGGGAAGTCCACTCTTCTACGAGCGTCTTCCCGGGCTAAACCAAAGATTGGGGATTATCCGTTTACTACACTTCATCCTAATCTTGGTGTAGTTAGCTTCGGAGAGGACGAGTTTGTGCTGGCGGATGTCCCTGGATTAATCGAGGGAGCCAACCAGGGGAAGGGGTTGGGACACCAGTTTCTTGGTCACGTCGAGCGTTGCGGTGTTTTGGTACACGTCATAGATGTTTTGCAGAATAACATCTTGGCGCAGTATGACTTGGTGCGCAATGAGCTTGTAGCCCATAGTCCGACATTAGCGGAGAAGGAAGAGGTGGTTGTGCTCAACAAGTGTGATGCATTGGAGACCGGTGCTGCAGAGGAGGTCGCGGCCTGTTTTCGGGAACACACCTTATCCCCTATTCATCTAGTTTCTGCAGTATCTGGATATGGTATTTGGAAGTTGATGGGAGATTTGCAGGCGAAGGTTCAGGCTTACCGCAATCAATATAGTAATGCTGTCCCAAAAGAGTGGCATCCATGA